The window CAGCTCCACCGATTTTGAGAACGACAGCGACTTCCGTCCCAGCCGTGCCAGGTGCTGCCTCAGATTCAGGTTATGCCGCTCAATTCGCTGCGTATATCGCTTGCTGATTACGTGCAGCTTTCCCTTCAGGCGGGATTCATACAGCGGCCAGCCATCCGTCATCCATATCACCACGTCAAAGGGTGACAGCAGGCTCATAAGACGCCCCAGCGTCGCCATAGTGCGTTCACCGAATACGTGCGCAACAACCGTCTTCCGGAGCCTGTCATACGCGTAAAACAGCCAGCGCTGGCGCGATTTAGCCCCGACATAGCCCCACTGTTCGTCCATTTCCGCGCAGACGATGACGTCACTGCCCGGCTGTATGCGCGAGGTTACCGACTGCGGCCTGAGTTTTTTAAGTGACGTAAAATCGTGTTGAGGCCAACGCCCATAATGCGGGCGGTTGCCCGGCATCCAACGCCATTCATGGCCATATCAATGATTTTCTGGTGCGTACCGGGTTGAGAAGCGGTGTAAGTGAACTGCAGTTGCCATGTTTTACGGCAGTGAGAGCAGAGATAGCGCTGATGTCCGGCGGTGCTTTTGCCGTTACGCACCACCCCGTCAGTAGCTGAACAGGAGGGACAGCTGATAGAAACAGAAGCCACAGGAGCACCTCAAAAACACCATCATACACTAAATCAGTAAGTTGGCAGCATCACCCAAAATTGATTGGCTGGGGTGACGTGTGGCGTTATAAAAATAGTGACAGGAGGGAACACAAATCCCTTACCGGATGGTTAACTGTCAGACGATTAGCCATCCGGTAAGGAATCTTGAGGCGTAGAGCTTTAAGCGGTCTTTAAGCGATTAATGTTTATCGATTTGAACAGGGGAAGTCTGTTGCGACAGGC of the Citrobacter freundii genome contains:
- a CDS encoding IS1-like element IS1A family transposase (programmed frameshift); protein product: MASVSISCPSCSATDGVVRNGKSTAGHQRYLCSHCRKTWQLQFTYTASQPGTHQKIIDMAMNGVGCRATARIMGVGLNTILRHFKKLRPQSVTSRIQPGSDVIVCAEMDEQWGYVGAKSRQRWLFYAYDRLRKTVVAHVFGERTMATLGRLMSLLSPFDVVIWMTDGWPLYESRLKGKLHVISKRYTQRIERHNLNLRQHLARLGRKSLSFSKSVELHDKVIGHYLNIKHYQ